In Sporosarcina sp. PTS2304, a genomic segment contains:
- a CDS encoding immunoglobulin-like domain-containing protein — MKRWIVLVSLLLLLASCGNKDTLTTLADPVPDQTIPSHNEGISLELLQDVFDESPTHIKTKVANTTTNSFEIGPFYHIEVWKDDHWYILTYSDAVFLRDPHFRDGGSELTAHQEIQQTFSVEDLGIRLPAGTYRLVKTVLQRNPYHEVTVSATFIVQEM; from the coding sequence ATGAAAAGATGGATAGTTCTCGTCAGTCTATTACTTTTATTAGCCAGTTGCGGAAATAAAGACACCCTTACTACTTTAGCCGACCCAGTTCCCGATCAAACCATCCCGTCCCATAACGAAGGGATTTCTCTAGAACTACTGCAAGATGTGTTTGATGAATCTCCTACACATATTAAAACAAAAGTAGCGAATACAACTACCAATTCATTTGAAATTGGTCCATTTTATCATATAGAAGTATGGAAAGACGATCATTGGTACATTCTCACATACTCTGACGCCGTATTCCTTCGCGATCCTCATTTTCGTGATGGAGGATCAGAATTAACAGCACATCAGGAAATTCAACAAACCTTTTCTGTTGAGGACTTAGGTATTCGTTTGCCTGCCGGAACTTACCGGCTCGTCAAAACTGTCCTGCAGCGCAACCCTTATCATGAAGTGACAGTATCTGCTACGTTCATCGTTCAAGAAATGTAA
- a CDS encoding C40 family peptidase, with translation MNERWLCAVSVAAVWTDPDAARLVDLPALNHPVQLEKWLGQLTFQDRLALSEEKRIQTQLLYGETVIVEDIVGDWAKVIACSQKSRKDSRGYPGWVPLVQLSMREQPRARQLVKVTAREAMLTERSGEPFLRVSFNTVFPSGLPQDKRLHVWTPHGWKLIRASAVEPVEEVAITNPLIVGKKFIGLPYLWGGVSSWGFDCSGFVYSMWKACGMILPRDACDQAEAGRSISLDQEDWQIGDLLFFREDEASSIHHVGIYAGYGRMLHAPSTGRCIEQIRLLGTEYAENVCSVRRVAE, from the coding sequence GTGAATGAACGTTGGTTATGTGCAGTCAGTGTGGCGGCTGTTTGGACTGATCCTGATGCCGCGCGTCTAGTAGATTTACCGGCATTGAACCATCCCGTGCAGCTGGAAAAATGGCTCGGACAACTAACATTTCAAGATCGGCTTGCGCTTAGTGAAGAAAAGCGAATTCAGACTCAACTATTATACGGTGAAACAGTGATCGTAGAAGATATTGTTGGAGACTGGGCGAAAGTTATCGCTTGTTCCCAAAAGTCACGAAAAGATTCACGCGGGTATCCCGGCTGGGTGCCACTTGTTCAACTATCGATGCGCGAACAACCACGCGCTAGACAGCTTGTGAAAGTAACCGCTCGTGAAGCTATGCTTACGGAACGGTCAGGAGAGCCGTTTTTACGCGTTTCTTTTAACACAGTTTTCCCCTCTGGACTTCCACAAGATAAGCGATTGCACGTATGGACACCTCATGGCTGGAAACTAATCCGCGCTTCAGCTGTAGAACCTGTAGAAGAAGTGGCCATTACGAATCCACTTATCGTTGGCAAGAAGTTTATAGGATTGCCCTATCTATGGGGCGGAGTGTCTTCATGGGGGTTTGATTGTTCTGGCTTTGTTTATAGTATGTGGAAGGCTTGCGGAATGATTTTACCGCGTGACGCATGTGATCAAGCAGAAGCAGGAAGAAGCATCTCACTTGATCAAGAAGATTGGCAAATTGGTGATTTATTGTTTTTTAGAGAGGACGAAGCTTCGTCTATACATCATGTTGGAATCTATGCGGGATACGGGCGTATGCTACATGCACCGTCTACGGGACGATGTATAGAGCAGATTAGATTATTAGGAACGGAGTACGCAGAGAATGTATGCAGTGTACGTAGAGTTGCGGAATAG
- a CDS encoding acyl-CoA thioesterase: MTEKKSMSQSRTIQSKLVLPPDTNHIQSIFGGKVLAYIDEIAAICAMKHAGTRAAVTASIDSVDFVSPALLGDVIELEAIVTSVGRTSMEVFVSVHSKNLVTGEVKLTTESFCTMVAVDDTNRPIPVAEIYPETEVERRLFDSAPARRELRQQRRLMKH, encoded by the coding sequence ATGACTGAGAAAAAATCAATGAGCCAATCCAGAACAATTCAAAGCAAACTTGTCTTGCCGCCTGACACAAATCATATTCAATCGATTTTCGGTGGAAAAGTATTAGCCTATATTGATGAAATTGCAGCAATTTGTGCAATGAAGCACGCGGGTACGAGAGCAGCTGTCACAGCATCTATTGATTCGGTGGACTTCGTTTCTCCAGCATTGCTAGGAGATGTTATCGAGTTAGAAGCAATCGTCACTTCTGTTGGTCGCACATCCATGGAAGTTTTTGTATCGGTACATTCCAAAAACTTGGTAACAGGGGAAGTAAAGTTAACGACCGAATCTTTTTGTACGATGGTAGCAGTAGATGATACGAACCGTCCGATCCCCGTAGCGGAAATTTATCCTGAAACAGAAGTAGAACGACGGCTGTTCGATTCAGCACCTGCCAGAAGAGAGTTGCGTCAACAACGTCGTCTCATGAAACATTAA